One region of Mus musculus strain C57BL/6J chromosome 15, GRCm38.p6 C57BL/6J genomic DNA includes:
- the Prpf40b gene encoding pre-mRNA-processing factor 40 homolog B isoform X14, with amino-acid sequence MMPPPGLPPPFPPMGLPPMSQRPPAIPPMPPGILPPMLPPMGAPPPLTQIPGMVPPMMPGMLMPAVPVTAATAPGADTASSAVAGTGPPRALWSEHVAPDGRIYYYNADDKQSVWEKPSVLKSKAELLLSQCPWKEYKSDTGKPYYYNNQSQESRWTRPKDLDDLEALVKQESAGKQQTQQLQTLQPQPPQPQPDPPPIPPGPIPVPMALLEPEPGRSEDCDVLEAAQPLEQGFLQREEGPSSSTGQHRQPQEEEEAKPEPERSGLSWSNREKAKQAFKELLRDKAVPSNASWEQAMKMVVTDPRYSALPKLSEKKQAFNAYKAQREKEEKEEARLRAKEAKQTLQHFLEQHERMTSTTRYRRAEQTFGDLEVWAVVPERERKEVYDDVLFFLAKKEKEQAKQLRRRNIQALKSILDGMSSVNFQTTWSQAQQYLMDNPSFAQDQQLQNMDKEDALICFEEHIRALEREEEEERERARLRERRQQRKNREAFQSFLDELHETGQLHSMSTWMELYPAVSTDVRFANMLGQPGSTPLDLFKFYVEELKARFHDEKKIIKDILKDRGFCVEVNTAFEDFAHVISFDKRAAALDAGNIKLTFNSLLEKAEAREREREKEEARRMRRREAAFRSMLRQAVPALELGTAWEEVRERFVCDSAFEQITLESERIRLFREFLQVLEQTECQHLHTKGRKHGRKGKKHHRKRSHSPSVSRQGSESDEEELPPPSLRPPKRRRRNPSESGSEPSSSLDSVESGGAALGGPGSPSSHLLLGSDHGLRKTKKPKKKTKKRRHKSTSPDSETDPEDKAGKESEDREQEQDREPRQAELPNRSPGFGIKKEKTGWDTSESELSEGELERRRRTLLQQLDDHQ; translated from the exons ATGCCCCCTCCAGGGCTCCCACCTCCTTTTCCTCCGATGGGGCTCCCCCCTATGAGTCAGAGACCACCAGCCATTCCCCCCATGCCACCTGGCATACTGCCCCCAATGCTTCCACCAATGGGGGCACCGCCACCACTTACACAG ATACCAGGAATGGTCCCTCCAATGATGCCGGGGATGCTGATGCCAGCGGTGCCTGTCACTGCAGCG ACGGCTCCGGGTGCGGACACCGCCAGCT CTGCTGTGGCTGGAACAGGCCCTCCG AGGGCCTTATGGAGTGAGCACGTAGCCCCTGACGGGCGCATCTACTACTACAATGCTGATGATAAGCAATCCGTGTGGGAGAAGCCCAGCGTACTCAAGTCTAAGGCAGAG CTGCTGCTGTCCCAGTGTCCCTGGAAAGAGTATAAGTCAGATACAGGGAAGCCTTACTACTACAACAACCAGAGTCAGGAGTCCCGGTGGACTCGGCCCAAGGACCTGGATGACCTGGAAG CCCTCGTCAAACAAGAGTCTGCAGG AAAACAGCAGACCCAGCAACTACAGACACTACAGCCACAACCACCTCAGCCACAGCCTGACCCTCCACCTATACCTCCGGGTCCCATCCCAGTGCCTATGGCCCTCCTGGAACCTGAACCAGGTCGAAGTGAAGACTGTGATGTGCTGGAGGCTGCCCAGCCCCTGGAGCAGGGCTTCCTGCAGCGGGAGGAGGGCCCCAGCAG CTCTACTGGACAGCATCGGCAgccacaggaagaggaggaagctaAGCCAGAACCAGAGCGATCTGGCCTCAGTTGGAGCAACCGGGAGAAGGCAAAACAGGCTTTCAAAGAACTGCTAAGGGACAAG GCTGTCCCTTCCAATGCTTCATGGGAACAGGCCATGAAGATGGTAGTCACTGACCCCCGCTACAG TGCCTTGCCCAAACTAAGTGAGAAGAAGCAGGCGTTTAATGCTTACAAGGCTCAgcgggagaaggaggagaaagaggaggcccGGCTGAGAGCCAAGGAGGCCAAGCAGACCCTGCAGCATTTCCTGGAACAGCATGAACGCATGACCTCCACCACCCGCTACCG GCGGGCAGAACAGACTTTTGGGGACCTGGAGGTCTGGGCTGTGgtccctgagagagagagaaaggaagtttATGATGATGTCCTCTTCTTCCTGGCCAAGAAGGAGAAG GAACAAGCCAAGCAGCTCCGGCGTCGGAATATCCAGGCCCTGAAGAGCATCCTGGATGGGATGAGCAGTGTCAACTTCCAAACCACTTGGTCCCAGGCCCAGCAGTACCTCATGGATAACCCCAGCTTTGCTCAGGACCAGCAGCTGCAGA ACATGGACAAGGAAGATGCACTTATCTGCTTTGAGGAGCATATCCGGGctttggagagagaggaggaggaagagcgaGAACGGGCCCGGCTTCGGGAGCGGCGACAGCAGCGGAAGAATCGGGAGGCCTTTCAG AGCTTCCTGGACGAGCTGCATGAGACAGGGCAGCTGCACTCCATGTCCACCTGGATGGAGCTGTACCCGGCAGTCAGCACTGACGTTCGCTTTGCCAACATGCTGGGCCAGCCGG GCTCTACTCCTTTGGACTTGTTCAAGTTCTATGTGGAGGAGTTGAAGGCTCGATTCCACGATGAGAAGAAGATCATAAAGGATATCCTTAAG GATCGGGGCTTCTGTGTGGAGGTGAACACAGCATTTGAGGACTTCGCCCACGTCATAAGCTTTGACAAGAGGGCTGCTGCGCTGGACGCAGGCAACATCAAGCTGACCTTCAATAGT CTGCTGGAAAAAGCAGAGGCACGGGAGAGGGAACGGGAAAAGGAGGAGGCCCGAAGGATGCGGCGCAGAGAAGCTGCCTTTCGAAGCATGCTGAGGCAGGCCGTGCCTGCTCTGGAGCTGGGCACTGCCTGGGAAGAG GTCCGTGAGCGCTTTGTGTGCGACTCAGCCTTTGAGCAGATCACCCTGGAGTCGGAGCGGATCCGGCTCTTCCGAGAGTTCCTGCAGGTGTTGGAG cAGACTGAATGCCAGCACCTCCACACCAAAGGCCGAAAGCATGGCAGAAAGGGCAAGAAACACCATCGCAAGCGTTCACACTCACCCTCAGTGAGTCGGCAG GGCTCTGAGTCAGATGAAGAGGAGCTGCCCCCACCATCCCTCCGGCCCCCCAAGCGGAGGAGGCGGAACCCCTCAGAATCTGGCTCTGAGCCCTCCTCCTCACTTGATTCAGTTGAAAGTGGGGGTGCTGCTCTTGGAGGACCAGGCTCCCCATCTTCCCACCTTCTTCTTGGGTCAG ATCATGGTCTTCGGAAAACcaagaaaccaaaaaagaaaaccaagaaaagaagACACAAGTCG ACCAGTCCTGACAGTGAGACGGACCCCGAAGACAAAGCTGGTAAGGAGAGTGAAGACAGAGAACAGGAACAGGACAGGGAACCCCGGCAGGCAGAGCTCCCTAACCGTTCCCCAGGCTTCGGAATCAAGAAGGAGAAG ACAGGCTGGGACACGTCAGAAAGCGAGCTGAGTGAGGGGGAGCTGGAGAGGCGAAGGCGGACACTCCTACAGCAGCTGGACGACCACCAATGA
- the Prpf40b gene encoding pre-mRNA-processing factor 40 homolog B isoform 6 (isoform 6 is encoded by transcript variant 6) has protein sequence MMPPPFMPPPGLPPPFPPMGLPPMSQRPPAIPPMPPGILPPMLPPMGAPPPLTQIPGMVPPMMPGMLMPAVPVTAATAPGADTASSAVAGTGPPRALWSEHVAPDGRIYYYNADDKQSVWEKPSVLKSKAELLLSQCPWKEYKSDTGKPYYYNNQSQESRWTRPKDLDDLEALVKQESAGKQQTQQLQTLQPQPPQPQPDPPPIPPGPIPVPMALLEPEPGRSEDCDVLEAAQPLEQGFLQREEGPSSSTGQHRQPQEEEEAKPEPERSGLSWSNREKAKQAFKELLRDKAVPSNASWEQAMKMVVTDPRYSALPKLSEKKQAFNAYKAQREKEEKEEARLRAKEAKQTLQHFLEQHERMTSTTRYRRAEQTFGDLEVWAVVPERERKEVYDDVLFFLAKKEKEQAKQLRRRNIQALKSILDGMSSVNFQTTWSQAQQYLMDNPSFAQDQQLQNMDKEDALICFEEHIRALEREEEEERERARLRERRQQRKNREAFQSFLDELHETGQLHSMSTWMELYPAVSTDVRFANMLGQPGSTPLDLFKFYVEELKARFHDEKKIIKDILKDRGFCVEVNTAFEDFAHVISFDKRAAALDAGNIKLTFNSLLEKAEAREREREKEEARRMRRREAAFRSMLRQAVPALELGTAWEEVRERFVCDSAFEQITLESERIRLFREFLQVLETECQHLHTKGRKHGRKGKKHHRKRSHSPSGSESDEEELPPPSLRPPKRRRRNPSESGSEPSSSLDSVESGGAALGGPGSPSSHLLLGSDHGLRKTKKPKKKTKKRRHKSTSPDSETDPEDKAGKESEDREQEQDREPRQAELPNRSPGFGIKKEKTGWDTSESELSEGELERRRRTLLQQLDDHQ, from the exons ATGATGCCACCACCCTTC ATGCCCCCTCCAGGGCTCCCACCTCCTTTTCCTCCGATGGGGCTCCCCCCTATGAGTCAGAGACCACCAGCCATTCCCCCCATGCCACCTGGCATACTGCCCCCAATGCTTCCACCAATGGGGGCACCGCCACCACTTACACAG ATACCAGGAATGGTCCCTCCAATGATGCCGGGGATGCTGATGCCAGCGGTGCCTGTCACTGCAGCG ACGGCTCCGGGTGCGGACACCGCCAGCT CTGCTGTGGCTGGAACAGGCCCTCCG AGGGCCTTATGGAGTGAGCACGTAGCCCCTGACGGGCGCATCTACTACTACAATGCTGATGATAAGCAATCCGTGTGGGAGAAGCCCAGCGTACTCAAGTCTAAGGCAGAG CTGCTGCTGTCCCAGTGTCCCTGGAAAGAGTATAAGTCAGATACAGGGAAGCCTTACTACTACAACAACCAGAGTCAGGAGTCCCGGTGGACTCGGCCCAAGGACCTGGATGACCTGGAAG CCCTCGTCAAACAAGAGTCTGCAGG AAAACAGCAGACCCAGCAACTACAGACACTACAGCCACAACCACCTCAGCCACAGCCTGACCCTCCACCTATACCTCCGGGTCCCATCCCAGTGCCTATGGCCCTCCTGGAACCTGAACCAGGTCGAAGTGAAGACTGTGATGTGCTGGAGGCTGCCCAGCCCCTGGAGCAGGGCTTCCTGCAGCGGGAGGAGGGCCCCAGCAG CTCTACTGGACAGCATCGGCAgccacaggaagaggaggaagctaAGCCAGAACCAGAGCGATCTGGCCTCAGTTGGAGCAACCGGGAGAAGGCAAAACAGGCTTTCAAAGAACTGCTAAGGGACAAG GCTGTCCCTTCCAATGCTTCATGGGAACAGGCCATGAAGATGGTAGTCACTGACCCCCGCTACAG TGCCTTGCCCAAACTAAGTGAGAAGAAGCAGGCGTTTAATGCTTACAAGGCTCAgcgggagaaggaggagaaagaggaggcccGGCTGAGAGCCAAGGAGGCCAAGCAGACCCTGCAGCATTTCCTGGAACAGCATGAACGCATGACCTCCACCACCCGCTACCG GCGGGCAGAACAGACTTTTGGGGACCTGGAGGTCTGGGCTGTGgtccctgagagagagagaaaggaagtttATGATGATGTCCTCTTCTTCCTGGCCAAGAAGGAGAAG GAACAAGCCAAGCAGCTCCGGCGTCGGAATATCCAGGCCCTGAAGAGCATCCTGGATGGGATGAGCAGTGTCAACTTCCAAACCACTTGGTCCCAGGCCCAGCAGTACCTCATGGATAACCCCAGCTTTGCTCAGGACCAGCAGCTGCAGA ACATGGACAAGGAAGATGCACTTATCTGCTTTGAGGAGCATATCCGGGctttggagagagaggaggaggaagagcgaGAACGGGCCCGGCTTCGGGAGCGGCGACAGCAGCGGAAGAATCGGGAGGCCTTTCAG AGCTTCCTGGACGAGCTGCATGAGACAGGGCAGCTGCACTCCATGTCCACCTGGATGGAGCTGTACCCGGCAGTCAGCACTGACGTTCGCTTTGCCAACATGCTGGGCCAGCCGG GCTCTACTCCTTTGGACTTGTTCAAGTTCTATGTGGAGGAGTTGAAGGCTCGATTCCACGATGAGAAGAAGATCATAAAGGATATCCTTAAG GATCGGGGCTTCTGTGTGGAGGTGAACACAGCATTTGAGGACTTCGCCCACGTCATAAGCTTTGACAAGAGGGCTGCTGCGCTGGACGCAGGCAACATCAAGCTGACCTTCAATAGT CTGCTGGAAAAAGCAGAGGCACGGGAGAGGGAACGGGAAAAGGAGGAGGCCCGAAGGATGCGGCGCAGAGAAGCTGCCTTTCGAAGCATGCTGAGGCAGGCCGTGCCTGCTCTGGAGCTGGGCACTGCCTGGGAAGAG GTCCGTGAGCGCTTTGTGTGCGACTCAGCCTTTGAGCAGATCACCCTGGAGTCGGAGCGGATCCGGCTCTTCCGAGAGTTCCTGCAGGTGTTGGAG ACTGAATGCCAGCACCTCCACACCAAAGGCCGAAAGCATGGCAGAAAGGGCAAGAAACACCATCGCAAGCGTTCACACTCACCCTCA GGCTCTGAGTCAGATGAAGAGGAGCTGCCCCCACCATCCCTCCGGCCCCCCAAGCGGAGGAGGCGGAACCCCTCAGAATCTGGCTCTGAGCCCTCCTCCTCACTTGATTCAGTTGAAAGTGGGGGTGCTGCTCTTGGAGGACCAGGCTCCCCATCTTCCCACCTTCTTCTTGGGTCAG ATCATGGTCTTCGGAAAACcaagaaaccaaaaaagaaaaccaagaaaagaagACACAAGTCG ACCAGTCCTGACAGTGAGACGGACCCCGAAGACAAAGCTGGTAAGGAGAGTGAAGACAGAGAACAGGAACAGGACAGGGAACCCCGGCAGGCAGAGCTCCCTAACCGTTCCCCAGGCTTCGGAATCAAGAAGGAGAAG ACAGGCTGGGACACGTCAGAAAGCGAGCTGAGTGAGGGGGAGCTGGAGAGGCGAAGGCGGACACTCCTACAGCAGCTGGACGACCACCAATGA
- the Prpf40b gene encoding pre-mRNA-processing factor 40 homolog B isoform X12 — protein MMPPPFMPPPGLPPPFPPMGLPPMSQRPPAIPPMPPGILPPMLPPMGAPPPLTQIPGMVPPMMPGMLMPAVPVTAATAPGADTASSAVAGTGPPRALWSEHVAPDGRIYYYNADDKQSVWEKPSVLKSKAELLLSQCPWKEYKSDTGKPYYYNNQSQESRWTRPKDLDDLEALVKQESAGKQQTQQLQTLQPQPPQPQPDPPPIPPGPIPVPMALLEPEPGRSEDCDVLEAAQPLEQGFLQREEGPSSSTGQHRQPQEEEEAKPEPERSGLSWSNREKAKQAFKELLRDKAVPSNASWEQAMKMVVTDPRYSALPKLSEKKQAFNAYKAQREKEEKEEARLRAKEAKQTLQHFLEQHERMTSTTRYRRAEQTFGDLEVWAVVPERERKEVYDDVLFFLAKKEKEQAKQLRRRNIQALKSILDGMSSVNFQTTWSQAQQYLMDNPSFAQDQQLQNMDKEDALICFEEHIRALEREEEEERERARLRERRQQRKNREAFQSFLDELHETGQLHSMSTWMELYPAVSTDVRFANMLGQPGSTPLDLFKFYVEELKARFHDEKKIIKDILKDRGFCVEVNTAFEDFAHVISFDKRAAALDAGNIKLTFNSLLEKAEAREREREKEEARRMRRREAAFRSMLRQAVPALELGTAWEEVRERFVCDSAFEQITLESERIRLFREFLQVLEQTECQHLHTKGRKHGRKGKKHHRKRSHSPSVSRQGSESDEEELPPPSLRPPKRRRRNPSESGSEPSSSLDSVESGGAALGGPGSPSSHLLLGSDHGLRKTKKPKKKTKKRRHKSTSPDSETDPEDKAGKESEDREQEQDREPRQAELPNRSPGFGIKKEKTGWDTSESELSEGELERRRRTLLQQLDDHQ, from the exons ATGATGCCACCACCCTTC ATGCCCCCTCCAGGGCTCCCACCTCCTTTTCCTCCGATGGGGCTCCCCCCTATGAGTCAGAGACCACCAGCCATTCCCCCCATGCCACCTGGCATACTGCCCCCAATGCTTCCACCAATGGGGGCACCGCCACCACTTACACAG ATACCAGGAATGGTCCCTCCAATGATGCCGGGGATGCTGATGCCAGCGGTGCCTGTCACTGCAGCG ACGGCTCCGGGTGCGGACACCGCCAGCT CTGCTGTGGCTGGAACAGGCCCTCCG AGGGCCTTATGGAGTGAGCACGTAGCCCCTGACGGGCGCATCTACTACTACAATGCTGATGATAAGCAATCCGTGTGGGAGAAGCCCAGCGTACTCAAGTCTAAGGCAGAG CTGCTGCTGTCCCAGTGTCCCTGGAAAGAGTATAAGTCAGATACAGGGAAGCCTTACTACTACAACAACCAGAGTCAGGAGTCCCGGTGGACTCGGCCCAAGGACCTGGATGACCTGGAAG CCCTCGTCAAACAAGAGTCTGCAGG AAAACAGCAGACCCAGCAACTACAGACACTACAGCCACAACCACCTCAGCCACAGCCTGACCCTCCACCTATACCTCCGGGTCCCATCCCAGTGCCTATGGCCCTCCTGGAACCTGAACCAGGTCGAAGTGAAGACTGTGATGTGCTGGAGGCTGCCCAGCCCCTGGAGCAGGGCTTCCTGCAGCGGGAGGAGGGCCCCAGCAG CTCTACTGGACAGCATCGGCAgccacaggaagaggaggaagctaAGCCAGAACCAGAGCGATCTGGCCTCAGTTGGAGCAACCGGGAGAAGGCAAAACAGGCTTTCAAAGAACTGCTAAGGGACAAG GCTGTCCCTTCCAATGCTTCATGGGAACAGGCCATGAAGATGGTAGTCACTGACCCCCGCTACAG TGCCTTGCCCAAACTAAGTGAGAAGAAGCAGGCGTTTAATGCTTACAAGGCTCAgcgggagaaggaggagaaagaggaggcccGGCTGAGAGCCAAGGAGGCCAAGCAGACCCTGCAGCATTTCCTGGAACAGCATGAACGCATGACCTCCACCACCCGCTACCG GCGGGCAGAACAGACTTTTGGGGACCTGGAGGTCTGGGCTGTGgtccctgagagagagagaaaggaagtttATGATGATGTCCTCTTCTTCCTGGCCAAGAAGGAGAAG GAACAAGCCAAGCAGCTCCGGCGTCGGAATATCCAGGCCCTGAAGAGCATCCTGGATGGGATGAGCAGTGTCAACTTCCAAACCACTTGGTCCCAGGCCCAGCAGTACCTCATGGATAACCCCAGCTTTGCTCAGGACCAGCAGCTGCAGA ACATGGACAAGGAAGATGCACTTATCTGCTTTGAGGAGCATATCCGGGctttggagagagaggaggaggaagagcgaGAACGGGCCCGGCTTCGGGAGCGGCGACAGCAGCGGAAGAATCGGGAGGCCTTTCAG AGCTTCCTGGACGAGCTGCATGAGACAGGGCAGCTGCACTCCATGTCCACCTGGATGGAGCTGTACCCGGCAGTCAGCACTGACGTTCGCTTTGCCAACATGCTGGGCCAGCCGG GCTCTACTCCTTTGGACTTGTTCAAGTTCTATGTGGAGGAGTTGAAGGCTCGATTCCACGATGAGAAGAAGATCATAAAGGATATCCTTAAG GATCGGGGCTTCTGTGTGGAGGTGAACACAGCATTTGAGGACTTCGCCCACGTCATAAGCTTTGACAAGAGGGCTGCTGCGCTGGACGCAGGCAACATCAAGCTGACCTTCAATAGT CTGCTGGAAAAAGCAGAGGCACGGGAGAGGGAACGGGAAAAGGAGGAGGCCCGAAGGATGCGGCGCAGAGAAGCTGCCTTTCGAAGCATGCTGAGGCAGGCCGTGCCTGCTCTGGAGCTGGGCACTGCCTGGGAAGAG GTCCGTGAGCGCTTTGTGTGCGACTCAGCCTTTGAGCAGATCACCCTGGAGTCGGAGCGGATCCGGCTCTTCCGAGAGTTCCTGCAGGTGTTGGAG cAGACTGAATGCCAGCACCTCCACACCAAAGGCCGAAAGCATGGCAGAAAGGGCAAGAAACACCATCGCAAGCGTTCACACTCACCCTCAGTGAGTCGGCAG GGCTCTGAGTCAGATGAAGAGGAGCTGCCCCCACCATCCCTCCGGCCCCCCAAGCGGAGGAGGCGGAACCCCTCAGAATCTGGCTCTGAGCCCTCCTCCTCACTTGATTCAGTTGAAAGTGGGGGTGCTGCTCTTGGAGGACCAGGCTCCCCATCTTCCCACCTTCTTCTTGGGTCAG ATCATGGTCTTCGGAAAACcaagaaaccaaaaaagaaaaccaagaaaagaagACACAAGTCG ACCAGTCCTGACAGTGAGACGGACCCCGAAGACAAAGCTGGTAAGGAGAGTGAAGACAGAGAACAGGAACAGGACAGGGAACCCCGGCAGGCAGAGCTCCCTAACCGTTCCCCAGGCTTCGGAATCAAGAAGGAGAAG ACAGGCTGGGACACGTCAGAAAGCGAGCTGAGTGAGGGGGAGCTGGAGAGGCGAAGGCGGACACTCCTACAGCAGCTGGACGACCACCAATGA
- the Prpf40b gene encoding pre-mRNA-processing factor 40 homolog B isoform X13: protein MMPPPFMPPPGLPPPFPPMGLPPMSQRPPAIPPMPPGILPPMLPPMGAPPPLTQIPGMVPPMMPGMLMPAVPVTAATAPGADTASSAVAGTGPPRALWSEHVAPDGRIYYYNADDKQSVWEKPSVLKSKAELLLSQCPWKEYKSDTGKPYYYNNQSQESRWTRPKDLDDLEALVKQESAGKQQTQQLQTLQPQPPQPQPDPPPIPPGPIPVPMALLEPEPGRSEDCDVLEAAQPLEQGFLQREEGPSSSTGQHRQPQEEEEAKPEPERSGLSWSNREKAKQAFKELLRDKAVPSNASWEQAMKMVVTDPRYSALPKLSEKKQAFNAYKAQREKEEKEEARLRAKEAKQTLQHFLEQHERMTSTTRYRRAEQTFGDLEVWAVVPERERKEVYDDVLFFLAKKEKEQAKQLRRRNIQALKSILDGMSSVNFQTTWSQAQQYLMDNPSFAQDQQLQNMDKEDALICFEEHIRALEREEEEERERARLRERRQQRKNREAFQSFLDELHETGQLHSMSTWMELYPAVSTDVRFANMLGQPGSTPLDLFKFYVEELKARFHDEKKIIKDILKDRGFCVEVNTAFEDFAHVISFDKRAAALDAGNIKLTFNSLLEKAEAREREREKEEARRMRRREAAFRSMLRQAVPALELGTAWEEVRERFVCDSAFEQITLESERIRLFREFLQVLEQTECQHLHTKGRKHGRKGKKHHRKRSHSPSGSESDEEELPPPSLRPPKRRRRNPSESGSEPSSSLDSVESGGAALGGPGSPSSHLLLGSDHGLRKTKKPKKKTKKRRHKSTSPDSETDPEDKAGKESEDREQEQDREPRQAELPNRSPGFGIKKEKTGWDTSESELSEGELERRRRTLLQQLDDHQ, encoded by the exons ATGATGCCACCACCCTTC ATGCCCCCTCCAGGGCTCCCACCTCCTTTTCCTCCGATGGGGCTCCCCCCTATGAGTCAGAGACCACCAGCCATTCCCCCCATGCCACCTGGCATACTGCCCCCAATGCTTCCACCAATGGGGGCACCGCCACCACTTACACAG ATACCAGGAATGGTCCCTCCAATGATGCCGGGGATGCTGATGCCAGCGGTGCCTGTCACTGCAGCG ACGGCTCCGGGTGCGGACACCGCCAGCT CTGCTGTGGCTGGAACAGGCCCTCCG AGGGCCTTATGGAGTGAGCACGTAGCCCCTGACGGGCGCATCTACTACTACAATGCTGATGATAAGCAATCCGTGTGGGAGAAGCCCAGCGTACTCAAGTCTAAGGCAGAG CTGCTGCTGTCCCAGTGTCCCTGGAAAGAGTATAAGTCAGATACAGGGAAGCCTTACTACTACAACAACCAGAGTCAGGAGTCCCGGTGGACTCGGCCCAAGGACCTGGATGACCTGGAAG CCCTCGTCAAACAAGAGTCTGCAGG AAAACAGCAGACCCAGCAACTACAGACACTACAGCCACAACCACCTCAGCCACAGCCTGACCCTCCACCTATACCTCCGGGTCCCATCCCAGTGCCTATGGCCCTCCTGGAACCTGAACCAGGTCGAAGTGAAGACTGTGATGTGCTGGAGGCTGCCCAGCCCCTGGAGCAGGGCTTCCTGCAGCGGGAGGAGGGCCCCAGCAG CTCTACTGGACAGCATCGGCAgccacaggaagaggaggaagctaAGCCAGAACCAGAGCGATCTGGCCTCAGTTGGAGCAACCGGGAGAAGGCAAAACAGGCTTTCAAAGAACTGCTAAGGGACAAG GCTGTCCCTTCCAATGCTTCATGGGAACAGGCCATGAAGATGGTAGTCACTGACCCCCGCTACAG TGCCTTGCCCAAACTAAGTGAGAAGAAGCAGGCGTTTAATGCTTACAAGGCTCAgcgggagaaggaggagaaagaggaggcccGGCTGAGAGCCAAGGAGGCCAAGCAGACCCTGCAGCATTTCCTGGAACAGCATGAACGCATGACCTCCACCACCCGCTACCG GCGGGCAGAACAGACTTTTGGGGACCTGGAGGTCTGGGCTGTGgtccctgagagagagagaaaggaagtttATGATGATGTCCTCTTCTTCCTGGCCAAGAAGGAGAAG GAACAAGCCAAGCAGCTCCGGCGTCGGAATATCCAGGCCCTGAAGAGCATCCTGGATGGGATGAGCAGTGTCAACTTCCAAACCACTTGGTCCCAGGCCCAGCAGTACCTCATGGATAACCCCAGCTTTGCTCAGGACCAGCAGCTGCAGA ACATGGACAAGGAAGATGCACTTATCTGCTTTGAGGAGCATATCCGGGctttggagagagaggaggaggaagagcgaGAACGGGCCCGGCTTCGGGAGCGGCGACAGCAGCGGAAGAATCGGGAGGCCTTTCAG AGCTTCCTGGACGAGCTGCATGAGACAGGGCAGCTGCACTCCATGTCCACCTGGATGGAGCTGTACCCGGCAGTCAGCACTGACGTTCGCTTTGCCAACATGCTGGGCCAGCCGG GCTCTACTCCTTTGGACTTGTTCAAGTTCTATGTGGAGGAGTTGAAGGCTCGATTCCACGATGAGAAGAAGATCATAAAGGATATCCTTAAG GATCGGGGCTTCTGTGTGGAGGTGAACACAGCATTTGAGGACTTCGCCCACGTCATAAGCTTTGACAAGAGGGCTGCTGCGCTGGACGCAGGCAACATCAAGCTGACCTTCAATAGT CTGCTGGAAAAAGCAGAGGCACGGGAGAGGGAACGGGAAAAGGAGGAGGCCCGAAGGATGCGGCGCAGAGAAGCTGCCTTTCGAAGCATGCTGAGGCAGGCCGTGCCTGCTCTGGAGCTGGGCACTGCCTGGGAAGAG GTCCGTGAGCGCTTTGTGTGCGACTCAGCCTTTGAGCAGATCACCCTGGAGTCGGAGCGGATCCGGCTCTTCCGAGAGTTCCTGCAGGTGTTGGAG cAGACTGAATGCCAGCACCTCCACACCAAAGGCCGAAAGCATGGCAGAAAGGGCAAGAAACACCATCGCAAGCGTTCACACTCACCCTCA GGCTCTGAGTCAGATGAAGAGGAGCTGCCCCCACCATCCCTCCGGCCCCCCAAGCGGAGGAGGCGGAACCCCTCAGAATCTGGCTCTGAGCCCTCCTCCTCACTTGATTCAGTTGAAAGTGGGGGTGCTGCTCTTGGAGGACCAGGCTCCCCATCTTCCCACCTTCTTCTTGGGTCAG ATCATGGTCTTCGGAAAACcaagaaaccaaaaaagaaaaccaagaaaagaagACACAAGTCG ACCAGTCCTGACAGTGAGACGGACCCCGAAGACAAAGCTGGTAAGGAGAGTGAAGACAGAGAACAGGAACAGGACAGGGAACCCCGGCAGGCAGAGCTCCCTAACCGTTCCCCAGGCTTCGGAATCAAGAAGGAGAAG ACAGGCTGGGACACGTCAGAAAGCGAGCTGAGTGAGGGGGAGCTGGAGAGGCGAAGGCGGACACTCCTACAGCAGCTGGACGACCACCAATGA